A DNA window from Deltaproteobacteria bacterium contains the following coding sequences:
- a CDS encoding thiamine pyrophosphate-dependent dehydrogenase E1 component subunit alpha, producing the protein MNLTEKQMIGLYTTMKRIRMFEERVAELFAGGRIPGFVHLYVGEEAVAAGVCLVLKPTDYIASTHRGHGHLIAKGGDLKLMIAELFGKKTGYCKGKGGSMHIADIELGILGANGIVGGGLPIATGAALAAQYQGKDAVAVCFFGDGASNQGTTHEAMNLASCWKLPIVFVVENNKFGEFTHQSRHQAIEDIADRAAGYDIPGMVVDGNDVAAVCEAASEAVAQAREGKGPTLIECKTYRVRGHFEGDAMAYRDEKEAKEWMGKDPIEQFEKKLTQQGVLTQDKAEAIRGAIEKELEEAVLFADESPFPDPGELTTDVYTS; encoded by the coding sequence ATGAATCTCACCGAAAAACAGATGATTGGCCTCTACACCACCATGAAAAGGATCCGCATGTTCGAGGAGCGGGTTGCGGAACTGTTCGCAGGCGGCCGCATCCCGGGATTCGTCCACCTTTATGTGGGAGAGGAGGCTGTGGCGGCCGGGGTTTGTTTGGTCCTCAAACCGACGGATTATATCGCCAGTACCCATCGCGGTCACGGGCATCTGATTGCCAAGGGGGGCGACCTCAAGTTGATGATAGCCGAACTTTTTGGGAAAAAGACAGGCTACTGCAAAGGCAAGGGCGGTTCGATGCACATTGCCGACATCGAGTTGGGCATCCTGGGGGCCAACGGTATCGTCGGGGGAGGCCTGCCCATCGCCACCGGAGCCGCACTGGCGGCTCAGTATCAAGGCAAGGACGCGGTGGCGGTCTGCTTCTTCGGAGACGGCGCCTCCAACCAGGGAACCACCCACGAAGCCATGAACCTGGCGTCCTGCTGGAAACTCCCGATTGTCTTTGTCGTGGAAAACAACAAGTTTGGCGAGTTCACGCACCAGTCCAGGCACCAGGCCATCGAGGACATTGCCGATCGGGCCGCCGGTTACGATATTCCCGGGATGGTGGTGGATGGCAATGACGTGGCCGCCGTGTGCGAAGCGGCCTCCGAAGCTGTGGCACAGGCCCGGGAAGGTAAAGGCCCAACGCTGATCGAATGCAAAACATACCGCGTCCGGGGTCATTTTGAAGGAGACGCCATGGCCTACCGGGACGAAAAAGAAGCCAAGGAATGGATGGGTAAGGACCCGATAGAGCAGTTTGAAAAAAAACTGACCCAGCAGGGGGTCTTAACCCAGGACAAGGCCGAGGCCATCAGAGGCGCCATCGAGAAGGAGTTGGAGGAGGCCGTTCTTTTTGCCGACGAGAGTCCGTTTCCGGACCCCGGGGAACTGACCACGGATGTTTATACGTCTTAA
- a CDS encoding CoA-binding protein encodes MLDFLFNPLSVAVIGASNDAQKSGGRFLKSLIDHRFSGRIYPVNPKSSEVMGLKSYQSVQDIPGEVDLAISTIPAQITLEAVSDCAEKRVKFVIIHSAGFGELDAEGKALEARMVETARQGGTKIVGPNCMGLYSPDAKINMILPHLTAVDSPPENGAVAFIGQSGWSAESMIIEGLQRGLRFSKVASIGNQIDLTAADYLEYFAEDPQTKVITAYLEGIKEGRRLLSLARQVSKKKPIIIWKSGKTAAGARAAASHTGSLAVPDSILQAAFRQTGIIRADSIYEMIDFAVAFNATHLPPGRRVGILVEAGGGAVTAADACEDLDLEVPSFSGQAQEEIRQFMRQVKAPIPSTRNPVDLVWPPYGEFAQIIKRCIDIMSRECDVILWITYYPLDDENIASALAQIVAEAKIPLLAVPAYAVGQDNTLSIYTRKGMPAFSRPERAVKAIAALERFASLSSLKS; translated from the coding sequence ATGCTTGATTTTCTGTTTAATCCTTTATCAGTAGCTGTGATCGGGGCTTCCAATGACGCGCAAAAATCGGGCGGCCGGTTCCTGAAGAGCCTGATAGACCACCGTTTCAGCGGCCGGATTTATCCGGTCAACCCGAAATCCTCGGAGGTGATGGGGCTCAAGAGCTATCAATCGGTTCAGGACATTCCGGGTGAGGTTGACCTGGCGATCTCAACGATTCCGGCGCAGATAACACTGGAGGCAGTTTCGGACTGCGCTGAGAAAAGGGTGAAGTTCGTGATTATCCACAGTGCCGGATTTGGTGAACTCGATGCTGAAGGAAAAGCCCTTGAAGCCAGGATGGTCGAAACGGCGCGTCAAGGAGGGACAAAGATCGTCGGTCCGAATTGTATGGGATTATACAGTCCGGATGCGAAAATAAACATGATTCTACCTCATCTTACGGCCGTTGACAGTCCCCCGGAGAACGGTGCGGTGGCCTTTATCGGGCAGAGCGGCTGGTCGGCGGAGTCAATGATTATCGAGGGCCTTCAGCGCGGGCTCAGGTTCAGCAAGGTGGCTAGTATCGGCAACCAGATTGACCTCACAGCAGCCGACTACCTCGAATATTTTGCTGAAGACCCACAGACAAAAGTTATCACTGCTTATTTGGAAGGGATAAAGGAGGGACGCCGCCTCCTTTCACTGGCCAGGCAGGTTTCGAAAAAAAAGCCGATTATCATCTGGAAGTCAGGAAAAACAGCAGCCGGGGCCAGGGCCGCCGCATCCCACACCGGGTCCCTGGCCGTGCCCGATTCGATTCTCCAGGCCGCGTTCAGGCAGACCGGAATCATCCGGGCGGACAGTATTTATGAAATGATTGATTTTGCCGTGGCCTTCAACGCCACGCACCTGCCTCCAGGCAGACGCGTCGGGATCCTGGTCGAGGCGGGCGGCGGCGCGGTGACCGCTGCCGACGCCTGCGAAGACCTCGACCTGGAGGTGCCTTCGTTTTCCGGCCAGGCTCAGGAGGAAATACGCCAGTTCATGAGGCAGGTAAAGGCGCCCATTCCGTCCACCAGAAATCCGGTTGACCTGGTCTGGCCGCCGTATGGTGAATTTGCACAAATTATCAAAAGATGCATAGATATCATGTCCAGGGAGTGCGACGTTATCCTGTGGATCACCTACTACCCGCTGGATGATGAAAACATAGCCTCCGCGCTGGCCCAGATCGTGGCCGAGGCGAAGATACCTCTCCTGGCCGTGCCTGCCTACGCCGTGGGGCAGGACAACACCCTGAGCATTTATACCAGGAAAGGTATGCCCGCCTTTTCAAGACCGGAGAGGGCGGTCAAGGCCATCGCGGCCCTGGAGCGGTTTGCGTCTTTATCCTCGCTTAAATCCTAG